The Neochlamydia sp. S13 genome has a segment encoding these proteins:
- a CDS encoding cytochrome c biogenesis protein: MDKVYKIYLGWLKTFFYLLLTFLLLIILIPSSSLNSYELSELALKEVPASFKGRFRPLEVTARLWLEEYYHRQSIKAQHYQAFHKVGPSALSLLWHLQFQAHYNWDDIPLFWIYSARLKELLDLPVKDNYFTYQQLHQAIYERKKTNLALIKELVTYHFLKAYFEVPNPANREKMELRHLSSGLWATFKKGQVFITDHPKNPPWQYLKAGFMTSDPIEELTSDYVKKHRPLNEEILRILQAVKQFSYLKGPYAEGDNEYQALYRQLTAKNLAPYQIAEFLEQEYPLNQRLAYAGTIFKVLPSKDGEWYSLNTLTMHHYNVEKNLLEPIPNFTLYPNEQFEQLRDLYYKLIKDYNNKEYKQQLAYLLMDNYPILIGQPIQKAWGKSLTYPSIKKLRMEHWYYQLPLIEATIALYSLAIILFSIGLSQKKQKFNKIGSCCTFLAFCLNTLILVLRCLILERPPVSNMFETVIYVPWIAVLTSLVLARKMKNSFIMLSASIVALALIIMIKVTGLGSGLENVQAVLDSHYWLIIHVLMVVGSYGVFALAGVLGQIYLCQYIIHKHETSEMRELGQTILQAVYVGVILLIPGTLLGGVWAAQSWGRFWDWDPKESWAFISSCIYLIFIHAYTFKHIYFFGLAMGSILGLLAISFTWYGVNYILGTGLHSYGFGAGGEIYYYLFILAELFFLIVAGYFHLKAVQVKSFERK, encoded by the coding sequence ATGGATAAGGTGTACAAAATTTATTTAGGTTGGCTGAAAACGTTTTTTTATCTTTTATTAACTTTCTTATTACTAATAATTTTGATTCCTTCCTCTTCCTTGAATAGTTATGAACTAAGTGAACTAGCTTTGAAGGAAGTGCCTGCCTCTTTTAAGGGCCGGTTCAGGCCTTTAGAGGTAACAGCTCGTTTATGGCTTGAAGAATATTATCATCGACAATCTATCAAGGCACAGCATTATCAGGCTTTTCATAAGGTTGGACCTTCGGCCTTATCTCTTCTTTGGCATCTTCAATTTCAGGCTCATTATAACTGGGATGATATTCCTCTTTTTTGGATCTACTCAGCCCGCTTGAAAGAATTATTAGACCTGCCCGTGAAAGATAATTATTTTACCTATCAACAGCTTCATCAAGCGATTTATGAACGTAAAAAAACTAATCTTGCGTTGATTAAAGAATTAGTCACCTACCATTTCCTTAAAGCTTATTTTGAAGTTCCTAACCCCGCTAATAGAGAAAAAATGGAGTTGAGGCATCTATCTTCTGGGCTGTGGGCTACCTTCAAAAAAGGTCAGGTTTTTATTACCGACCATCCTAAAAATCCTCCTTGGCAATACCTTAAAGCCGGGTTTATGACTTCTGATCCCATTGAGGAACTTACTTCCGACTATGTTAAAAAACATCGTCCTCTTAACGAAGAAATTTTAAGAATTCTACAAGCTGTAAAACAGTTTTCTTATCTAAAAGGCCCCTACGCCGAGGGAGATAATGAATATCAAGCACTTTATCGGCAATTAACAGCAAAAAACTTAGCTCCCTATCAAATCGCAGAATTTCTTGAGCAAGAATATCCTTTAAACCAACGGCTAGCTTATGCGGGCACAATCTTCAAGGTTTTGCCCTCCAAAGATGGTGAATGGTATTCTCTTAATACTCTGACCATGCATCACTACAATGTAGAAAAAAATCTGTTAGAGCCTATTCCCAATTTTACTCTTTATCCAAATGAACAATTTGAGCAGCTACGCGATCTTTACTATAAGCTTATCAAGGATTATAACAATAAAGAATACAAGCAGCAGCTAGCTTATCTACTGATGGATAATTATCCTATCCTAATTGGACAGCCTATTCAAAAGGCTTGGGGAAAATCTCTCACTTACCCTTCTATCAAAAAGTTAAGAATGGAGCATTGGTATTATCAACTACCTTTAATCGAAGCCACTATCGCTCTCTATAGCTTAGCTATTATTCTATTCTCCATTGGACTTAGCCAGAAAAAGCAAAAATTTAATAAAATTGGTTCTTGCTGTACCTTCCTAGCATTTTGCTTAAATACTTTAATTTTAGTTCTTCGATGCCTTATTTTAGAGCGTCCTCCAGTATCTAATATGTTTGAAACGGTGATTTATGTACCATGGATCGCTGTATTAACAAGCCTTGTCCTTGCTAGGAAAATGAAAAATTCCTTCATTATGTTAAGCGCATCTATCGTAGCCTTAGCTTTAATTATTATGATTAAAGTGACAGGCTTAGGAAGCGGCTTAGAAAATGTTCAAGCTGTTTTAGATTCTCACTATTGGTTAATTATTCATGTTTTAATGGTAGTAGGCAGCTACGGAGTTTTTGCCTTAGCAGGCGTTTTAGGACAAATCTACCTTTGTCAATATATAATTCATAAACATGAAACGTCCGAGATGCGTGAATTAGGCCAAACAATTTTGCAAGCGGTCTATGTGGGAGTTATCCTTCTTATTCCCGGCACTCTATTAGGAGGGGTTTGGGCAGCGCAAAGTTGGGGTCGTTTTTGGGATTGGGATCCTAAAGAATCCTGGGCATTTATCTCTAGCTGCATTTATCTTATCTTTATCCATGCCTACACCTTTAAACATATCTATTTCTTTGGATTAGCGATGGGTTCAATATTAGGCTTGCTAGCTATTAGCTTTACATGGTATGGAGTGAACTACATCTTAGGTACAGGATTACATAGCTATGGATTCGGAGCAGGGGGAGAAATTTATTATTATCTGTTTATTTTAGCGGAACTATTTTTTTTAATAGTTGCTGGCTATTTTCATTTAAAAGCCGTACAGGTAAAATCTTTTGAACGGAAATAA
- the hemW gene encoding radical SAM family heme chaperone HemW codes for MPSPKEPISLYFHVPFCTHKCGYCHFYVLPNRQDLKNIFMQALAKEWSLRLPDLMDKEIVSIYFGGGTPSLLGVEYLGEIIEWIKRDVNFDPLTTEITLEANPETITFSLMQAYALAGVNRVSIGIQTLSNTLLEKLERQHSAEKAIEAVWASYEAGLKNLTIDLMYDLPNQTLAIWKETLLQVSKLPIKHLSLYNLTIEPHTTFFKYRDLLLKTLPDPDLSLQMYELAQAMLNSCNLKQYEISAFAQEGFQSKHNTGYWAGRPFLGLGPSAFSYWKGKRFRNIAHLNRYAYLLNNGNFPLDFEEQLDPEASQRELLAIRLRMREGIDLKTFQQAHGALSQETLQNLTCLEEQGFINKESSRISLSQQGVLFYDTVATELI; via the coding sequence ATGCCGTCCCCTAAAGAGCCTATTAGCCTTTATTTTCATGTACCTTTCTGCACACATAAATGTGGCTATTGCCACTTTTATGTGCTACCTAATCGTCAAGATCTGAAAAATATTTTCATGCAAGCTTTGGCTAAGGAATGGTCGTTACGCCTTCCGGATCTTATGGATAAAGAAATTGTTAGTATTTATTTTGGTGGGGGTACGCCTTCTTTATTAGGAGTCGAGTATCTAGGTGAAATTATTGAATGGATCAAACGAGACGTGAACTTTGATCCTTTAACCACTGAGATTACCCTTGAAGCCAATCCAGAAACTATTACTTTTTCTCTTATGCAAGCTTATGCACTAGCCGGTGTCAATCGGGTGAGCATAGGCATACAAACACTCAGTAATACCTTATTAGAAAAGCTAGAAAGACAGCATAGCGCAGAAAAAGCTATCGAAGCAGTTTGGGCATCCTATGAAGCTGGCTTAAAAAATCTTACCATCGATCTCATGTACGACCTTCCTAACCAAACTCTAGCCATTTGGAAAGAAACTCTTTTGCAGGTAAGCAAATTACCCATTAAACACTTATCGCTTTATAATTTAACTATCGAACCTCATACTACCTTTTTCAAATATCGTGATCTTTTACTGAAAACTTTGCCAGATCCTGACTTAAGTTTACAAATGTATGAGCTGGCTCAAGCCATGCTAAACAGCTGCAACTTAAAACAATATGAAATATCAGCTTTTGCTCAAGAGGGCTTTCAGTCTAAGCATAACACAGGCTACTGGGCAGGTCGTCCTTTTTTAGGATTGGGCCCCTCGGCATTTAGCTATTGGAAAGGTAAACGTTTTCGCAACATTGCTCACCTTAATCGTTATGCTTATCTATTGAATAATGGGAATTTCCCTCTTGATTTTGAAGAACAGCTTGATCCTGAGGCAAGCCAAAGAGAGTTATTGGCGATTCGCCTAAGAATGAGAGAAGGAATTGATTTAAAAACTTTTCAACAAGCACATGGTGCACTTAGCCAAGAGACATTACAAAATCTTACCTGCTTAGAAGAGCAAGGATTTATTAATAAAGAATCAAGTAGGATAAGTCTTTCCCAGCAAGGCGTTCTTTTTTATGATACGGTAGCAACCGAGCTTATCTAA
- a CDS encoding SAM-dependent methyltransferase, producing the protein MNKPALLLLPNLLGEHRYHEIFLPNSVDKVVSTLDGLICESEKAGRRYLSRFKTKKPLSEMTVAIYNEHTPEEDIDFLLEPIRKGERWGLISDAGLPCVADPGSKLVRRARQSGIAVQVFNGPSSILLALIHSGFSGQRFTFHGYLKADEAGRLKDIKRLEALSRTDQATQIFMEAPYRNMHMLQSLLNTLAEDTWLCTAWELTMPEQGVVSEPVHRWKKMPLPNLEKKAAIFLVSCR; encoded by the coding sequence ATGAATAAACCCGCTTTGTTACTTTTACCTAATCTTTTAGGGGAGCATCGTTATCATGAAATTTTCTTGCCCAATAGTGTAGATAAAGTCGTCTCTACTCTTGATGGGCTGATTTGTGAAAGTGAAAAGGCAGGACGTCGTTATCTAAGCCGTTTCAAAACTAAAAAACCACTCTCTGAGATGACGGTAGCTATTTATAATGAACATACTCCTGAAGAGGATATCGACTTTTTATTAGAACCTATTCGTAAAGGTGAGCGCTGGGGTTTGATATCGGATGCAGGCTTGCCTTGTGTAGCAGATCCTGGCTCTAAGCTGGTACGTCGTGCACGTCAATCGGGTATAGCCGTGCAAGTCTTTAATGGTCCTTCTTCTATTCTCCTGGCCCTTATACATTCTGGGTTTTCAGGACAACGCTTTACTTTTCACGGTTATTTAAAAGCGGATGAAGCAGGTCGCTTGAAAGATATTAAACGATTAGAAGCTTTATCGCGAACAGACCAGGCTACTCAAATTTTTATGGAAGCCCCTTATCGCAATATGCATATGCTTCAAAGTTTATTAAATACGTTAGCAGAAGATACTTGGCTTTGCACTGCTTGGGAATTGACTATGCCTGAGCAAGGAGTTGTTTCGGAGCCTGTACATAGATGGAAAAAGATGCCTTTACCCAATTTAGAGAAAAAAGCGGCCATCTTTCTAGTTAGTTGTCGGTAG